Proteins from a single region of Haemorhous mexicanus isolate bHaeMex1 chromosome 4, bHaeMex1.pri, whole genome shotgun sequence:
- the IL21 gene encoding interleukin-21: MKRMIIFCMAFFCSTMMLTEASPRTVKYKQIQKKIEDLQSMVKDKDAELLHTPENFVEGCLSTAVTCFKKGVQKLQPASSQDNGAFHKAIRIVNKLTYRDSGEHCESYEKKTCESYEKKTPKEFLKGFENLMQMLYKN, from the exons ATGAAGAGGATGATTATTTTCTGTATGGCTTTCTTCTGCTCCACAATGATGCTGACTGAAGCTTCACCCAGAACAGTAAAATACAAACAgattcaaaagaaaattgaagaCTTGCAAAGTATGGTGAAAGATAAG gaTGCTGAATTGCTGCACACACCAGAAAACTTTGTG GAGGGATGCCTGTCCACAGCTGTGACCTGCTTCAAGAAGGGCGTCCAGAAATTACAACCAGCGAGCAGCCAAGATAACGGGGCATTCCACAAAGCCATTAGAATCGTGAACAAATTAACCTACAGAGACTCTGGAGAG CACTGTGAGTCTTACGAGAAGAAAACATGTGAATCTTATGAgaagaaaacccccaaagaaTTTTTGAAGGGCTTTGAAAATCTTATGCAAATG CTATACAAGAACTAA